AAGGTCACCGTCGGCCAGGTCACCGGGGGCGATGGCGTCGGGAACGAACGGCTCCGCGAACCACAGCCTGGTCTCCCCGTATTTCTTTTCGGCGAACCTGGTCATCCCCACCGGCCAGCCCGGTTCCGGTGACCGCGAGGAGCGTTCCACCACCACCACGGCTCCGGGGCCAAGGTGGGCCGCAAGCTTCTGCAGCACCGCTGACAGCGTTCCGTCCTCCAACGGATACGGCGGGTCCAGGAACACCAGGTCCCAGGCGCCCGTTGGTGCAGCGCGGTCAAGGAACGGCTCCACCTTTGAGCGGTGGACGGTAACGGTTTTCTGGCCCAGCACTCCATTGATGAGGTCCGCGTTGCGCTGGCACACGGCGCTGGCCTTGGCTTCCGACTCGACCAGGTCCACCGCCCGCGCTCCCCTGCTGCCGCTTTCCACGCCCAGGGCACCGGAACCGGCATAAAGATCCAGCACCCGGGCGCCGGCGATCACGCCAAAAGCATCGAGGCGGGAGAACAGCGCTTCCTTGACCCGGTCCGTCGTAGGGCGGGTCAACGATCCGGGAACAGCTGCCAGCGGTGTGCCGCCGGCGGCCCCGGCGATGATCCGCGTCACGGCGTCCACCGTGACCCGGCGGCGCCCGCTGCGCCCTCGTTGCTAACCGCGTTCAAGGAACGCCTCCTTCTCGGGGTTGAGGTACTGCTCAATGGCATCGGCGAGGCCGGGGTGGCCGGTCAGCAACGGGTCACCGCCGACGATTGCCTGGGCGTCGTCCCTGGCCCGGGCTATCACGTCTTCGTGTTCGAGGACCCGCAGCAGCTTAAGGGTGGACCGGCCGCCGGACTGGGAAGCACCAAGGATATCGCCC
This region of Arthrobacter sp. DNA4 genomic DNA includes:
- the rsmD gene encoding 16S rRNA (guanine(966)-N(2))-methyltransferase RsmD is translated as MTRIIAGAAGGTPLAAVPGSLTRPTTDRVKEALFSRLDAFGVIAGARVLDLYAGSGALGVESGSRGARAVDLVESEAKASAVCQRNADLINGVLGQKTVTVHRSKVEPFLDRAAPTGAWDLVFLDPPYPLEDGTLSAVLQKLAAHLGPGAVVVVERSSRSPEPGWPVGMTRFAEKKYGETRLWFAEPFVPDAIAPGDLADGDLADADGAESPGA